The window CTCCACCCTCTGGCGGAGGCCTTCGCCAAGCTTCTTGGAGGTGGCGCATGACCCTGGCGATCCTCGCGGTCTTCTCCGTGGCCTTGACCCTTCTCGGTTTCGTCCTCCCGCCCCAGGGCGTGAAGCGGGCCACGCTCCTGGGCCTGGCCCTGGCCCTCGCAAGCCTCCTCCTCACCTGGGGGAAGCCCTTCGCCTTCGGGCCCTACGCGGTGGACGGCGTCTCCCAGGTCTTCACCCTCCTCGCCCTCCTGGGGGCCTTGTGGACCGTGGGCCTCGTGCGCTCGGGGCGGTTTGAGTTCTACCTCCTCGTCCTCTACGCCGCCTTGGGCATGCACCTCCTCGCCTCCACCCGGCACCTCCTCCTGATGCTCGTGGCCCTCGAGGCCCTCTCCCTCCCCCTCTACGCCCTCGCCACCTGGCGCCGGGGGCAGGGCCTCGAGGCCGCCCTCAAGTACTTCCTCCTGGGGGCCTTGGCCGCCGCCTTCTTCCTCTACGGGGCGGCCCTCTTCTACGGGGCCACGGGGAGCCTCGTCCTGGGCGCCCCCGGGGAAGGCCCCCTCTACGCCCTGGCCCTGGGCCTGCTCCTCGTGGGCCTGGGCTTTAAGGCGGCCCTCGCCCCCTTCCACTTCTGGACCCCCGACGTCTACCAGGGAAGCCCCACCCCCGTGGTCCTCTTCATGGCCACCTCGGTGAAGGCCGCGGCCTTCGCCGCCCTCCTCCGGGTGGCCGCACCCCCCGAGGCCCTCGCCCTCCTCGTGGCCCTCTCCGTGGTGGTGGGGAACCTGGCGGCCCTGGCGCAGAAGGAGGCCAAGCGGCTTCTCGCCTACTCCTCCATCGCCCACGCCGGGTACATGGCCCTCGCCCTCTACACCGGAAACGCCCAGGCCCTGGGCTTCTACCTCCTCACCTACGTCCTGGCCACGGGCCTCGCCTTCGCCGTCCTAAGCCAGATCTCCCCGGACCGGGTGCCCCTGGAAGCCCTCCGGGGCCTCTACCGGAAAGACCCCCTCCTGGGCCTCGCCTTCCTGGTGGCCATGCTTTCCCTGCTGGGCCTGCCGCCCCTCGCGGGCTTTTGGGGCAAGTACCTGGCCTTCGCCGAGGCGGCCCGGGCCGGGGCCTGGGGGGTCTTGGTCCTGGCCCTCGTCACCAGCGCCGTGAGCGCCTACTACTACCTCGGGCTCGGGCTTGCCGTCTTCGCGCGGCCCGAGGAGACCCCCTTCCGCCCAGGCCCTCCCTGGGCCCGGGCCGCGGTCGTGGCCGCCGGGGTCCTCCTCCTCGCCTTGGGGCTCCTCCCCGGCCTCGTCCTCCCCGCCTTGGCCGCGGGGGGTTAAGATAACCCCCTGATGCTACGGCGCGCGCTGGAAGAGGCCATCGCCCAGGCCCTAAAGGAGATGGGGGTTCCGGTCCGCCTCAAGGTGGCCCGGGCCCCCAAGGACAAACCGGGGGACTACGGCGTCCCCCTTTTCGCCTTGGCCAAGGAGCTGCGGAAGCCCCCCCAGGCCATCGCCCAGGAGCTCAAGGACCGGCTTCCCCTGCCCGAGTTCGTGGAGGAGGCCGTCCCCGTGGGGGGGTACCTGAACTTCCGCCTCCGCACCGAGGCCCTCCTCCGGGAGGCCCTCCGCCCCAAGGCCCCCTTCCCCAGGCGGCCCGGGGTGGTCCTGGTGGAGCACACCTCGGTGAACCCCAACAAGGAGCTCCACGTGGGCCACCTGCGCAACATCGCCCTGGGGGACGCCATCGCCCGCATCCTGGCCTACGCGGGCCGGGAGGTTTTGGTCCTCAACTACATTGACGACACGGGCCGCCAGGCGGCGGAGACCCTCTTCGCCCTCCGCCACTACGGCCTCACCTGGGACGGGAAGGAGAAGTACGACCACTTCGCCGGCCGGGCCTACGTCCGCCTGCACCAGGACCCCGAGTACGAGAGGCTCCAGCCCGCCATTGAGGAAGTCCTCCACGCCCTGGAGCGGGGGGAGCTCAGGGAGGAGGTGAACCGGATCCTCCTCGCCCAGATGGCCACGATGCACGCCCTGAACGCCCGCTACGACCTCCTCGTCTGGGAGTCCGACATCGTCCGGGCGGGGCTCCTCCAGAAGGCCCTCGCCCTCCTGGAGCAAAGCCCCCACGTCTTCCGCCCCCGGGAGGGGAAGTACGCCGGGGCCCTGGTCATGGACGCGAGCCCCGTGATCCCGGGCCTCGAGGACCCCTTCTTCGTCCTCCTGCGCTCCAACGGCACGGCCACCTACTACGCCAAGGACATCGCCTTCCAGTTCTGGAAGATGGGCATCCTGGAGGGCCTCCGCTTCCGCCCCTACGAGAACCCCTACTACCCCGGCCTCCGGACGAGCGCCCCCGAGGGGGAGGCCTACACCCCCAAGGCGGAGGAGACCATCAACGTCGTTGACGTGCGCCAAAGCCACCCCCAGGCCCTGGTGCGGGCCGCCCTGGCCCTCGCGGGCTACCCCGCGCTTGCGGAGAAGGCCCACCACCTGGCCTACGAGACCGTCCTCCTGGAGGGGCGGCAGATGTCGGGGCGGAAGGGGCTTGCCGTGAGCGTGGACGAGGTGCTGGAGGAGGCCACCCGGAGGGCCCGGGCCATCGTGGAGGAGAAGAACCCCGACCACCCCGACAAGGAGGAGGCGGCGCGGATGGTGGCCCTGGGGGCGATCCGCTTCAGCATGGTCAAGACCGAGCCCAAGAAGCAGATTGACTTCCGCTACCAGGAGGCCCTCTCCTTTGAAGGGGACACCGGCCCCTACGTCCAGTACGCCCACGCCCGGGCCCACAGCATCCTGCGCAAGGCGGGGGAGTGGGGAGCGCCGGACCTCTCCCAGGCCACCCCTTACGAGCGGGCCCTGGCCCTGGACCTCCTGGACTTTGAGGAGGCGGTGCTGGAGGCGGCCGAGGAGAGGACCCCCCACGTCCTCGCCCAGTACCTCCTGGACCTCGCGGCGAGCTGGAACGCCTACTACAACGCCCGGGAAAACGGCCAGCCCGCCACCCCCGTCCTCACCGCCCCTGAGGGGCTGAGGGAGCTCCGCCTAAGCCTCGTCCAGAGCCTGCAAAGGACCCTGGCCACGGGCCTGGACCTCCTCGGCATCCCCGCGCCTGAGGTAATGTAAGCCCATGCGGGCCCTTCTCCTCCTAGCCCTCCTCCTGACCCTGGTCCTGGGGCAGCGCCTGGTCGCCCCCGAGGAGGTGGCCCGGGCCCAGGTGATCCAAAAGGCCCTCCCCGCGGTGGTGCGCGTCCAGGGAAGCGCCCTCTCCCCCGGAGGGGAGGACGTGGTGGGCACGGGCTTCTTCGTGGGGCCGAGCCGGGTGGTCACCAACTACCACGTGATCCGGGACCTCAAGGACCTCACCGTCCGGCTCGCCGACGGAAGGACGTTTCTCGCGGAGCGCTACGCCGTGGACCCCGGGATTGACCTCGCCCTCCTCACCGTCCGGGGGGCGCGGGCCCCCGGGGTGCTGGCCTTCGCCCAGGTGGAGGCGAGGCGCCTCCCCCTGGGGATGGGGGTGGTCCTGGTGGGCTTCCCCTACGGCCAGGGGCCCCTGGCCTCCTTCGGCATCCTCTCGGGGGTGGGCCCCCTGGAGGTTCCCCTGCCGGACCCGAGCGTGGGAACCGAAGTGGGGGAGTACCTCTTCACCGACGCCCCCCTCACCGTGGGGAACTCGGGAAGCCCCCTGCTCAACCTCCAGGGCGAGGTGGTGGGCCTCGTGGCCGACGTCATCGGGGGGCCGGCCGGGATCGGGGGCATCGGCGTGGCCGTGCCCGGGGACCTGGTGGCCCAAAGCATCGCCGACCTGGAGCGCTTCGGCCTCCCCCAAAGGGGATGGCTCGGGGCCAGCCTCATCAGCCTGGACGAACTCCCCCCCGTCCTCCTCCGGGCCGTGGGCCTCACCTCCACCCAGGGGGCGATGGTGGACCGGGTGGAGCCGGGAAGCCCCGCGGCCAGGGCCGGCCTCAAAGGGGCCCAGCGGGACACCCAGGGGAGGCTCCTCGCCCTGGGGGACGTGATCCTGGCCGTGGACGGGGTGGCGGTGAAGGACAAGGCGGACGTCGTCCGCCTGGTGGCCCAGCGCCGCCCCGGGGACCGGGTCCGCCTCACCCTCTGGCGGGACCGGAGGCGGCTGGAGGTCACCGTGGTCCTGATGGCCCGGCCGCGGGAGTGAGGCCATGCCCACCTTGAAGGAGCTCTTCGCCCTCTTCGGGAAGGAAGCCCCGGAGGTGCCCGTCAGGGGCCTCACCCTGGACTCGAGGCGGGTGGAGCCCGGCTTCGTCTTCGTGGCCGTACCCGGGGTTCCCCTCCCCCACCGGAAGCCCCTGGACGGGCACGACTTCGTCCCCGAGGCCCTGGCCCGGGGGGCGGTGGCCGTGGTGGGGGAAAGGCCCCTCGCCCTCCCCGTCCCCTACCTCCAGGTGGCCGACGGCCGCCAGGCCCTCGCCCTCCTGGCCCGGCGCTTCCACGGGGAGCCGGACCGGAAGCTCCTCCTCGTGGGGGTCACGGGGTCCAAGGGCAAGAGCACCACGGCAAGCCTCCTCCACCACCTCCTAAAGCGGGCCCAGGGCGGAAGCGCCCTCCTCTCCACCGTGGGCCTCCGCCTGGGCGAGGAGGCCCGCCCCCCCGTGGGCCACTTCACCACCCCGGAAGCCCCCGAGGTCTACGCCTTCCTCCGGGAGGCGGCGGACCGCGGCCTGAAAAGCGCCGTGCTGGAGGTCTCCAGCCACGCCCTGGCCCTGAAGCGGGTGGAGGGCCTCACCTTCCGGGTGGGGGTCTTCGTGAACTTCTACCCCGACGACCACCTGGACTTCCACGGCACCGCCGAGGCCTACTTCCGGGCCAAGGCCCTCCTGGTGGAGCGGTCGGACCTCGCCGTCCTCGCCCGTAGCCTCCCCCACTTCCCCCGGCTCGCCCAGAGGCCCCACCTGAGCTTCGGGGAGGGAGGGGAGGTCTATGCGGAGGGGCTTCGGGAAACCCCGGAGGGCCTGGCCTTCCGCCTCCACACCCCCTGGGGGTCAGGGGAGGCCTTCTTGCCCCTCCTCGGGGCCTACAACCTGGAAAACGCCCTCGCCGCAAGCGCCGCCGCCCTGGCCCTGGGGGTGGGCCTCGAGGCGGTGCTGGAGGGCCTCGCCACCTTCCCCGGGGTGCCGGGCCGGATGGAGGTGGTCCTCAAGGCCCCCTTCCGCGTGGTCATTGACTTCGCCCACACCGGGAAGAGCCTGGAGGCCGCCCTGAAGACCCTCCGCCCCACCACCCCGGGGAGGCTCCTTTTGGTGGTGGGGGCGGCCGGGGAGCGGGACCCCCAGCGGCGCGTGGACATCGGCCGGGTGGCGGCCCGCCTCGCGGACAAGACCTTCTTCACCGAGGAGGACCACCGGGGCGAGGACCTCTTCGCCATCCTGGAGGCCATGGCCCAGGCGGCCCGGGCCGAGGGCGGGGTCTACGAGCTCGTCCCCGACCGGGAGGAGGCCATCCTCAAGGCCATCCTCGAGGCCCGCCCCGGGGACACGGTCCTGCTCGCCGGCAAGGGGCACGAGGCCACCTTGGAGCGGGGCCAGGTGGCCCTGCCCTGGAACGAGCGGGAGGCCGCCCTCAAAGCCCTCCGGGCGCGGGGGCTTCCCTGACCAGCATCCCCTCGAGGAGGAGCCTGAGGTTCTTCTCCAGCTCCTCGGCCAGGTCCCGCCCCGGGGTGTAGGCGGCCCAGCGCAGGGCGGAGAGGAAGTAGAGGTCGGCCAAGGTGCGGCCCATGCGCTCCAGGGAGAAGTCCTGGCGCAGCACCCCCTGCTCCCTAAGGGGCTTCAGGATCTCGGCGATCAGGTCCCCCAGGGGCAAGGCCTCAAAGGCCGCCCGGGCCCGCACGGGGTCGGGGTTGAGGAGCTCGTAGAACATGGGCAGGAGGAGGTCCTTCTCCCGCGCCGTCCCCTCGGCCAGGACGCGGAAGAGGTGGCGCAGGACCTCCACGGGCTCCCTGCCCTGGGCGAGGAGGCGCCGCACCTCCTCCCGCAGGCCGGCGAGGAGCTGGCTCCCGTAGTCCAGAAGCACCGCCTCCTTGTAGGGGTAGTAGTTGAAGAAGGTGCCCCGGGAGACGTGGGCCGCCTTGGCGATCTCCGTGGCCGTGGTCTCCTGGAAGCCCCGGTTGCGGAAAAGCTCCATGGCGGCGCGGAAGATCCGCTCCCGCCGCCTTTTTTTCTGGTACTCGCGCACGGCCATGGCACCTAGTCTACAAGGAGAATTGGCCGCCCCATCCAGGCCCCCAGGGCCTCGAGGAGGTAAAGCCCCCCCCGGGTCGTGTAGACCCGCCCTTCCCGGTGCCAGGGGGAGGCCACCACCCGGTGGCCCCGGGCCTCGAGGCCAAGCCCGGAAGGGGCCGCCACCGCCTCGGGAAGCCTGCCCGCCTCCTCCAGAAAGAGGTGGGCGTTGAAGCCCACGAAGACGGCCTCCAAGCCCTCCCAGACCTCCTCCAGGAAGGCCAGGTAGGCGGGGTCCCGGGCCCTCTCCCTAGGCCGCCTCGCCCCCGGGATCACCAGGGCCCTAGGCTGTGGGGCCGCGGGGAAGGCGTAGGTGGGGGTCCAGACGGAGCCCGCGAGGGCCAAGGTGCCCTTCCGCCCCTTGGCCACGGTGTAGGCGGGAAGCCCGAGGCGCCTCGCCGCCTCCAAGGCCAAGGCCGCCTCCAGCTCGCTGAACTCCGGGAGCAAAAGGACCGCGAGGGCCTTCTCCATTCACGGAAGCCCGGCCTTCGCCGCCCGGTACTCCTCCACCAGGCGGGCCACCACCTCCTTGGCCGAGGGGATCTCCCGGATGAAGGCCACCCCGTGCCCGGCGGAGTAGACCTCCTTCCAGGCCTTCCCCCCGCCCTGACGGAACCGCTCCAGGGACTCCCTGAGGAAGTTGGCGGGCACCCCGGTGACCTCGGGGGTGTACTCTATGTCCTCCGGCTGGGCGCGCAGGAGGGCCTCCTTGTACTCCAAGGGCGCCCCCGACTCCAGGGTGGCGATGAAGCGGGTGCCGATGTAGACCCCGTCCCCCAGGGCCAAGGCCGCGAGGACCTGCCTCCCCGTGGCGATCCCCCCGGCGATGAGGACGGGCACCCCGAGCTCCTCCCTAAGCCAAGGCCCGAGGACGAAGGGGCTCACCCTCCCGGCGTGCCCCCCGGCCCCGCAGGCCACGGCCACCAGGGCGTCCGCCCCGGCCTCCACCGCCTTCCTCCCGTGCCTCAGGCCCACCACGTCGCACCAGACCACGCCGCCGTAGGCCTTGACCCGCTCCACCACCCGGGTGGGGTCCCCCAGGGAGGTGACCACGAGGGGAACCCGGCGCTCCACCACCGCCTCCAGGTCCTCCTCGAGGCGGGGGTTGCCCTTCAGGATGAGGTTCACCCCGAAGGGCACCCCTTCAGGGAAGCTCTCCAGGAACTCCCGGAAGGCCTGGTGGGTGCGGAAGTTGAGGCTGGGGATCACCCCGATCCCCCCGGCCTCGGCCACCGCCTGGAGGAGGGGCGCGTTGGACACCAGGAACATGGGCGCGGCCACGATGGGGTAGCGGATGCCCAGCATGCGGGTGATGGCGGTCTCCATGGGGGAATTTTACCAGGTCCAAAAGGCCCTTCAAGGAGCTTTCCCAAAGGGCTTGCCCTCGTTTCTCAGGGCCTCGGGGCCGTGACCACGAGGAGCAGGGCGGGGCTTGCCGACTCGTTCCGCACCCCGTGGGGGGCGCCCGCCGGGGCGAAGGCGGCCATGCCGGGGGCAAGGAGGGCCTCCTCCTCCCCCACCCGCACCACCACCTCCCCTTCCAGGGCGTAGTAGACCTTGTCCGAGCCCTCGTGGACGTGCACCTTCTGGGCCTGGCCCGGAAGGAGGGCGTAGAGGTCGTAGAGCATCCGCTCCGACTGGAAGACGGGGATCTTGGCCATCTTCTCCGGGTTGTAGCGGGCGAGGCGCTTCAGGTCCTTGATCTCCATGCCCGAAGTCTACTTGACGGGGGCCCGGAAGAGGGCTAGACTAACCTTTGCGCGCCGGGGAGTAGCGCAGCCTGGTAGCGCACACGCTTGGGGTGCGTGGGGTCGTCGGTTCAAATCCGGCCTCCCCGACCAGCGCGAAGGGCCCGCCCAAAAGGGCGGGCCTTCTGTTACCCTTTAGGCGTGCGCCTCCTCCTTCTCCTCGCCCTCCTCCCCGCCTGCGCCGGACAGGGGGCCGACCCCGTCCTCGAGGCCCTGAACCGGATCCGGGCCGAGGGGCGCACCTGCGGGGGCGTCTACCACCCCGCGGCCCCTCCCCTGGCCTGGGACGCCAGGCTCACGGCCGCGGCCAGGGCCCACACGGAGGACATGGCCGCCCACGGCTTCCTGGGGCACGTGGGCACGGACGGCTCCACCGTCCGGGAGCGGGTGGAGCGGGAAGGGTACCTCTGGTCCGCCCTGGGCGAGAACGTGGCCTACGGCCCCGCCCAGGCGGAGGCGGCCCTCCGCGCCTGGGCGGAAAGCCCCGGCCACTGCGCCAACCTCATGGACCCCCGCTTCGTCCACGCGGGGCTCTGGGGGCGGGAAGGGTACTGGACCCTCGTCCTGGGGCGCCCAAGGCCGTAAGCCTCGCCGGGCAGGCCCCGTCCATACCCCCGCTTGCGCCGGCATGGGGTGGCCTTAGCCCAGCAGGGCGAGGCGGAGGGCCTTCAGGTTCTCCGCCACGGGTTTGTCGTTGAAGAGGGCGCTCCCCGCCACGGCCACGTCCGCCCCCGCCCGCCGGGCTTCGGCCACGGTGTCCCGGTTGATGCCGCCGTCCACCACGATGAGGCAGGCGGGGTTCAACCGGTCCCGCATGGCCTTGAGGCGCCGGAGCCTCTCCGTGGCCGTGGGGAGGTAGCGCTGGCCGCCGAAGCCGGGGTTGACGCTCATGAGGAGGGCCAGGTCCAGATCCGGGAGCAGGGGTTCAAAGGCCTCCAGGGGCGTCCCCGGGTTCACGGCGAGCCCCGCCTTCTTTCCCAGCTCCTTCACCTTCTGCACCGCCCGGTGGGGGTGGTAGGTGGCCTCAAAGTGCACGGTGATGTGGTCCGCCCCGGCTTGGGCGAAGTCCTCGAGGTAGCGCTCCGGCTTTACGATCATGAGGTGAACGTCCAGGGGCAAGGAGGTGACCCGCCTGACCGCCTCCACGAGGAGGGGCCCGAAGGTGAGGTTGGGGACGAAGACCCCGTCCATCACGTCCAGGTGGATCCAGTCCACCCCGGCCGCCTCCGCCTCCCTTATGGCCTCCCCTAGCCTCGCCAGGTCCGCCGTGAGAATGGAGGGCGCGAACCGCACGGGTCCCACTATACCCCGCGCACCAGGCGGTAGGCCCAGGCCAGGGTCAGCACCATGAGGGAGAGGAGGAGAAGCTCCGCCAAAACCGCCTGGAAGCCGGGGTCCTGAAGGGAGAAGGAGAACTTCTGCAACCCCTCGGCGGTGACCACGAGGATCCGCCGCACCCCGGCGATGAGGCCGATGACGAGGAAGGGCTCCACCTGAAGCTGCCCCTCCCGGGCGAAGCGGACGAGGGTGTAGAGGATCTCGGCCATCATCAGGGCGAGGAGCACCCGGTCCAGGAGGAAGACGGCCACCTTGCTCCCCCCGCCCCCCAGGAAAAGCCCCACGCCCTGGACCAGGGCCTCGCCCAAGACGTAGACCGCCCCCAGGACCACGAGGAGCCCGGCGAAGAGGTAGATGGCCGCCTCGGCTTTGCGAAACGCCTCCCCCATGCCCCTAGCCTAAGCCCCTCCCCCGGGGGCCTTCCCCCGGTAAATCCCGCCCTTTTACACCAGGGAGAGGAAGGCCTCCGCCACCCTCTCCGGGGTGAAGCCGAGCCGCTCGTAGACCTCGGGGTAGGGGGCGCTGGCCCCGAAGCGGTCCAGGGCCACCACCTTGTGGGCGTACCGCTCCCACCCCAGGCTGGCCCCCGCCTCCACGGCCACCACCGGAAGCCCCGGGGGCAGGACCTCCTTCCGGTAGGCCTCGGGCTGGGCGGCGAAGAGCTCAAAGGAAGGCAGGCTCACCACCCGGACCCGCACCCCCTTCTCCCGGAGGAGGGCCTGGGCCCTAAGGGCCAGGTGCACCTCGCTCCCCGTGGCCACGAGGACCCCTTGGGGCTCCTCCACGTCCTCCAGGACGTAGCCTCCCCGCAAAAGCCCCCTGGCCTTCTCCGGGGAGAGGAGGGGCACCGCCTGGCGGGTGAGGACGAGGGCGGTGGGGCCTTCCTTACGCCTCAGGGCCACGAGCCAGGCGTAGAAGGTCTCGTAGGCGTCCGCGGGGCGGATCACAAAGAGGTTGGGCATGGCCCTGAGGGACATGAGGTGCTCCACGGGCTGGTGGGTGGGGCCGTCCTCGCCCAGGGCAATGGAGTCGTGGGTGAAGACGAAGACCGTGGGAACCCCCATGAGGGCGGCGAGGCGGATGGCGGGGCGCATGTAGTCGGAGAAGACGAGGAAGGTCCCGCCGTAGGCCCGATACCCCCCGTGGAGGTTGAGGCCGTTCAGGATGGCCCCCATGGCGTGCTCCCGCACCCCGAAGTGGAGATAGCGGCCCAAAGGGTTCGCCCGGGAGAAGTCCTCCATCCCCTCGGCCTTGGTGTTGTTGGAGGGGGTGAGGTCGGCGCTTCCCCCAAGGAGCTCGGGGAGGCGGGGGGCGAGGAGGTTCAGGGCCCGGCCGCTCGCCGCCCGGGTGGCGATGGGCTTGTCAAAGGATGGGGGCTCTTCGGGCAAGGGCGGAAGCTCCCCTCGCAGGCGCCGCATGAGCTCCTGGTGGAGGTCCGGGTACGCCCGGGCGTAGGCCTCGAGGGCCTTTTCCCAGGCCTCCTGCCAGGCCCGCCCCTTCTCCCGCATGTCCATGTGGCGGTAGACCTCCTCGGGCACCACGAAGGGCGGGTAGGGCCAGCCCAGGTTCCTCCGGGTGGCCTCCACCGCCTCCGGGCCCAAGGGCTCCCCGTGGGCCTTGGCGGAGTCCTGCTTGGGGGAGCCGAAGCCGATGTGGCTCCGCACGGCGATGAGGGTGGGGCGCTCGTCCAGCTTGGCGAGCTTGATGGCCTTGCGGAGGGCCTCGAGGTCGTTCACGTCCTCCACCCTAAGGGTCTGCCAGCCGTAGGCCCGGTAACGGGCGAGCACGTCCTCGGTGAAGGCGAGGTCCGTGGGGCCGTCAATGGAGATGCGGTTGTCGTCCCAGAAGACGATGAGCTTGGAGAGGCCCCAGTGCCCCGCCAAGGAGGCGGCCTCCCCGGAGACCCCCTCCATCAGGTCCCCGTCCGAGGCGAGGACGTAGGTGTAGTGGTCCACCACCACGTGCCCCGGGCGGTTGAACTCGGCGGCGAGCTTCCTTTCCGCCAGGGCAAGCCCCACGGCGGTGGAGATCCCCTGCCCCAAGGGCCCCGTGGTCACCTCCACCCCCGGGGTGTGGCCGCGCTCGGGGTGGCCCGGGGTCTTGGACCCCCACTGGCGGAAGCTTTTCAGCTCCTCCAGGGGAAGGTCGTAGCCCGTGAGGTGGAGGACGGCGTAGAGGAGCATGGACCCGTGTCCGGCCGAGAGGACGAACCGGTCCCGGTCGGGCCAGTCGGGGTCTAAGGGGTTGTGGCGCATGACCTCCCGGAAGAGGAGGTAGGCCAGGGGCGCCATGCCCATGGGCATCCCGGGGTGGCCGCTTCGCGCCTTCTCCACCGCGTCAATGGCCAGGAAGCGGATGGCGTTCACCGAAAGGGTCTCTAGGTCCCGCGTCTCCTTCATCCTTCCTCCTGGCGGGGAACCCCCTCCGCCAGTGAAACTATACCCCGGCGGGCCGGGCTTGCCTCCCTTGGAGGAAGGGTGTACAATCCCTCCCTGTGGGCGCCCGTAGCTCAGCAGGATAGAGCGGGGGCTTCCTAAGCCCTAGGCCGGGGGTTCGAATCCCTCCGGGCGCACCAAGGCCCCGCCCCTTCGGGAGGCGGGGCTTTTCTTCGCCCTGGCCCGGGCGAAGAACCCACGGGAAAGGGGTACCTACGCCCTGGCCGGGCGCCTCGTGCGGGAAGGGATCTCCAAGAGGCCCTCCACCCTCCTGGCGGGCTCCAGCCGGAGGCCGGCCACCTCCGGCCGGGCCTCGGGGCGGAGGTCCACGTACAGGCCCCCTTCGGCCTCAGCGATCTTGCCCACCTCGAGGCCCTGCCCCTTCAAGAGGGCCACGAGCCGGGGCAGGGAGAGCCTCGGCCCCGTGGCCTTGTAGGTGCGCCACCCCTCCTCCCCGGTGAGGAGGCTCTTCTCCTTGGGCGCCCCGCCCAGGAGGAGGGCGAGGAGGGCGGCCACCACCTCCACCCGCCCCTCGCTGAAGAGGCGGCCCGCAAAGTCCAGGTGGAGCCGGTAGTCCTTCTCCGGCACCCGGGCGAGGCGGGCCAAAAGGTGGCGCCACTTGGCCTCGAGGACCTCCTCCGGGGTAGGGGGGTTCACCCGCTTGAAGCGGCGCCCCACCGCCCGCTCCAAGGCCTCCACGTCCCGGCGCTCCCTGGGCCCGTAGAGGAGGACGACCCGCCCTCCCCGGCCCGCCCGGCCCGTGCGGCCCGAGCGGTGCTGGTAGGCCTCCGCCCGGTCGGGCAGGCGGTAGTGCACCACCAGGTCCACCTGGGGGATGTCCAGGCCGCGGGCGGCCACGTCCGTGGCCACCAGGACCCGCACCTCCCCTTGGCGGAAGGCCCCCAGGACCCGTTCCCGCTCGCCCTGGGAGAGGTCCCCGTGGAGGGCCTGGGCCAGGTGGCCCAAGCGCAAAAGGCCTTGGGCGATCTCCTCCGTCTCCGCCTTGGTCCGGGTGAAGACCATGGCCCGATCGGGGGAGGCCACGTAAAGAAGGTCGGAGAGGACCTCAAGCCGCCCCCGCACCGGGGCCGGGACCGCTTCCTCCTCGTAGGTGACGGGCTCGTCCTTGATGACGTTGATGAGGACGGGGTTTTTCATGTAGCGCTCGGCGAGCCTCTTGGCCCAGGAGGGGAGGGTAGCGGAGAAGAGGAGGGTCTGGCGGGAAGGGGGCGTGGCGGAAAGGAGGGCCTCCACCTCCTCCTCAAAGCCCATGGAGAGCATCTCGTCCGCCTCGTCCAAGACGGCGACCTCCACCCGGGAGAGGTCCAAGACCCCCTGCCGCAGGTAGTCCAGGGCCCGCCCCGGGGTGGCCACCACCGCGTCCGCCCCCCGGAGGAGGGCCTCCTTCTGCTTGCCGTACCCGGTGCCCCCGTAGACGGCCACCACCTTCAGGTGGGGGGCCACGGCGGTGAGCTCGGAGGCCACCTGGAGGGCGAGCTCCCGCGTGGGGGTGAGGACGAGGGCCCGGGGCTTCCGCCCCCTCTCCTGGCTTGGCGCAAGCCTTTCGGCGATGGGGAGGGCGAAGGCCAGGGTCTTGCCGGTGCCGGTGCGGGCCTGGCCGATGAGGTCCTTGCCCTCCAGGGCCAAGGGGAGCGCCGCCGCCTGGATGGGGGTGGGGGTGGTGAGGCCGCGCCCGTGGAGGGCTTCCAGGATTTCTGGCTTCAGGGGAAAGTCTTTAAACTCCATGCTCTGCCTTTCCGGGCCCACCTGCGCCCGAAAAGGGGGGTAGCGCCCGTAAACCTTACTAGCTTAGTGAACTAGGGCACGAAAGTCAAGGGGATGACCTCCACCTCCTCCCCCTCCCGGGCGTCCCGGTCCGGGGGAAGGACCACCAGGGCGTTGCCGAAGGCCATGGAGCGGAGGACCCCACTACTCTGGTTCCCCGTGCTCCGCACCGTCTTTTCGGCCACGGAGAGC of the Thermus thermophilus HB8 genome contains:
- a CDS encoding type 1 glutamine amidotransferase family protein, translating into MEKALAVLLLPEFSELEAALALEAARRLGLPAYTVAKGRKGTLALAGSVWTPTYAFPAAPQPRALVIPGARRPRERARDPAYLAFLEEVWEGLEAVFVGFNAHLFLEEAGRLPEAVAAPSGLGLEARGHRVVASPWHREGRVYTTRGGLYLLEALGAWMGRPILLVD
- a CDS encoding NAD(P)H-dependent flavin oxidoreductase codes for the protein METAITRMLGIRYPIVAAPMFLVSNAPLLQAVAEAGGIGVIPSLNFRTHQAFREFLESFPEGVPFGVNLILKGNPRLEEDLEAVVERRVPLVVTSLGDPTRVVERVKAYGGVVWCDVVGLRHGRKAVEAGADALVAVACGAGGHAGRVSPFVLGPWLREELGVPVLIAGGIATGRQVLAALALGDGVYIGTRFIATLESGAPLEYKEALLRAQPEDIEYTPEVTGVPANFLRESLERFRQGGGKAWKEVYSAGHGVAFIREIPSAKEVVARLVEEYRAAKAGLP
- a CDS encoding cupin domain-containing protein, which codes for MEIKDLKRLARYNPEKMAKIPVFQSERMLYDLYALLPGQAQKVHVHEGSDKVYYALEGEVVVRVGEEEALLAPGMAAFAPAGAPHGVRNESASPALLLVVTAPRP
- a CDS encoding CAP domain-containing protein, with product MRLLLLLALLPACAGQGADPVLEALNRIRAEGRTCGGVYHPAAPPLAWDARLTAAARAHTEDMAAHGFLGHVGTDGSTVRERVEREGYLWSALGENVAYGPAQAEAALRAWAESPGHCANLMDPRFVHAGLWGREGYWTLVLGRPRP
- the rpe gene encoding ribulose-phosphate 3-epimerase, translating into MGPVRFAPSILTADLARLGEAIREAEAAGVDWIHLDVMDGVFVPNLTFGPLLVEAVRRVTSLPLDVHLMIVKPERYLEDFAQAGADHITVHFEATYHPHRAVQKVKELGKKAGLAVNPGTPLEAFEPLLPDLDLALLMSVNPGFGGQRYLPTATERLRRLKAMRDRLNPACLIVVDGGINRDTVAEARRAGADVAVAGSALFNDKPVAENLKALRLALLG
- a CDS encoding phosphate-starvation-inducible PsiE family protein gives rise to the protein MGEAFRKAEAAIYLFAGLLVVLGAVYVLGEALVQGVGLFLGGGGSKVAVFLLDRVLLALMMAEILYTLVRFAREGQLQVEPFLVIGLIAGVRRILVVTAEGLQKFSFSLQDPGFQAVLAELLLLSLMVLTLAWAYRLVRGV
- the tkt gene encoding transketolase, which produces MKETRDLETLSVNAIRFLAIDAVEKARSGHPGMPMGMAPLAYLLFREVMRHNPLDPDWPDRDRFVLSAGHGSMLLYAVLHLTGYDLPLEELKSFRQWGSKTPGHPERGHTPGVEVTTGPLGQGISTAVGLALAERKLAAEFNRPGHVVVDHYTYVLASDGDLMEGVSGEAASLAGHWGLSKLIVFWDDNRISIDGPTDLAFTEDVLARYRAYGWQTLRVEDVNDLEALRKAIKLAKLDERPTLIAVRSHIGFGSPKQDSAKAHGEPLGPEAVEATRRNLGWPYPPFVVPEEVYRHMDMREKGRAWQEAWEKALEAYARAYPDLHQELMRRLRGELPPLPEEPPSFDKPIATRAASGRALNLLAPRLPELLGGSADLTPSNNTKAEGMEDFSRANPLGRYLHFGVREHAMGAILNGLNLHGGYRAYGGTFLVFSDYMRPAIRLAALMGVPTVFVFTHDSIALGEDGPTHQPVEHLMSLRAMPNLFVIRPADAYETFYAWLVALRRKEGPTALVLTRQAVPLLSPEKARGLLRGGYVLEDVEEPQGVLVATGSEVHLALRAQALLREKGVRVRVVSLPSFELFAAQPEAYRKEVLPPGLPVVAVEAGASLGWERYAHKVVALDRFGASAPYPEVYERLGFTPERVAEAFLSLV